In one window of Frigoriglobus tundricola DNA:
- a CDS encoding metallophosphoesterase, with protein MKRALASVFIGLGAGAGYSRFIERHAVEVVPVPIDLGLTTPLTVAVLSDIHFDPLYEIDYLEEVVARNNQLSPDLIIHTGDFLSQSAERLSDLLAVLAKGRAGVGSFAVLGNHDHYIGADAITAGLMASGISVLRNRSVPLPGQKDCYLTGLESFWAGAPNLTPIESSPPHARHILLAHEPDSFDLLTDARIALQVSGHTHGGQVRLPLVGAICLPSWGKKYEAGLYARGEQRLYVNRGIGTVKRHFRFNCRPEITLLALT; from the coding sequence ATGAAACGCGCACTCGCCAGTGTCTTTATCGGATTGGGGGCGGGCGCAGGTTATAGCCGGTTTATCGAACGGCACGCGGTCGAGGTTGTTCCTGTCCCGATCGATCTTGGGCTGACAACTCCTCTCACGGTCGCCGTCCTGAGTGACATCCACTTCGACCCGTTGTACGAAATTGACTACCTGGAAGAGGTGGTTGCCCGTAACAACCAGCTTTCCCCTGATCTGATCATTCATACGGGCGATTTCCTGTCCCAGTCGGCCGAGCGACTGTCCGATTTGCTGGCCGTCCTTGCCAAAGGGCGGGCCGGAGTCGGGAGTTTTGCGGTGCTTGGCAATCACGACCATTACATCGGAGCCGACGCAATCACCGCGGGGCTCATGGCCTCCGGCATCTCCGTCTTGCGAAACCGGAGCGTGCCGCTGCCGGGGCAGAAAGATTGCTACCTTACCGGTTTGGAAAGCTTCTGGGCCGGCGCTCCGAACCTCACGCCAATTGAGAGTTCGCCTCCGCACGCCCGGCACATCCTGTTGGCACACGAACCGGACTCGTTTGATCTGCTGACGGATGCGCGGATCGCGTTACAGGTATCGGGCCACACCCACGGTGGGCAGGTCCGTCTGCCGCTGGTTGGGGCCATTTGCCTGCCGAGTTGGGGAAAGAAATACGAAGCGGGCCTCTACGCCCGGGGCGAGCAAAGGCTGTACGTGAACCGCGGGATCGGGACCGTCAAGCGGCACTTCCGGTTCAACTGCCGGCCCGAGATCACGCTGCTGGCGCTGACATAG
- a CDS encoding molybdopterin-dependent oxidoreductase — MSDAERDLAEHSELSRRFFLRCGAALAASSAAFTHAADSLPPELAPALEKLESYFTPQDKFGDVSRGTPVPHSLPLAKRKEAGLTRETWRLDIVSDPENPATLEKQFTRKDNTAIDFDTLLKLGVRNAVRFPKVMTCLNIGCPLGMGIWEGVPLRTLVWLTRPKENLRRVFYYGFHNDDPKQRFRSSLPVGRVLEDYDDLPPVIVCYKLNGEWLTPERGAPVRIVVPEHYGYKSVKWLTHVVLSNLSHANDTYGTQNNDVDSPIKTFAATLHAPDTAKANAPIPVTGYAQGGISGLSKVQVWVSPAGKGWAEDDPYFTTAPWTDATILEPPRKWGGELPGDAVPKDTMGFDAAGKPKVWPMRLAKAHWAALLPGLPAGAYALRCRTIDAKGQAQPMPRPFKKGGRCEIETVKFNVE, encoded by the coding sequence ATGAGCGACGCGGAACGCGACCTCGCAGAACACTCCGAATTGTCGCGCCGGTTCTTCCTCCGGTGCGGCGCGGCGCTGGCGGCCAGTTCCGCTGCCTTCACCCACGCCGCCGACTCGTTACCGCCCGAACTGGCACCGGCCCTGGAGAAGCTCGAGAGCTACTTCACGCCGCAGGACAAGTTCGGAGACGTGTCGCGCGGGACACCCGTCCCGCACTCACTCCCGCTTGCGAAGAGGAAGGAAGCCGGCCTCACGCGCGAGACGTGGAGGCTCGACATCGTCTCCGACCCGGAGAACCCGGCCACACTCGAAAAACAGTTCACCCGGAAGGACAATACCGCGATCGACTTCGACACGCTCCTGAAGCTCGGCGTGCGGAACGCGGTGCGGTTCCCGAAGGTGATGACGTGCCTCAACATCGGCTGCCCCCTCGGCATGGGGATCTGGGAGGGCGTGCCGCTGCGCACGCTCGTGTGGCTCACGCGGCCGAAGGAGAACCTGCGCCGGGTGTTCTATTACGGTTTCCACAACGACGACCCGAAGCAGCGGTTCCGCAGTTCGCTCCCCGTCGGCCGCGTCCTCGAAGACTACGACGACCTGCCGCCGGTGATCGTCTGCTACAAGCTCAATGGTGAATGGCTCACCCCCGAGCGCGGCGCGCCGGTGCGGATCGTGGTTCCCGAACATTACGGTTACAAATCGGTAAAGTGGCTCACGCACGTCGTCCTGAGCAACCTGTCCCACGCGAACGACACCTACGGCACGCAGAACAACGACGTCGATAGCCCGATCAAGACCTTCGCCGCGACGCTCCACGCTCCCGACACGGCAAAAGCGAACGCGCCGATTCCCGTGACCGGATACGCACAGGGCGGCATATCGGGGCTGTCGAAAGTTCAGGTGTGGGTGAGCCCAGCGGGGAAGGGTTGGGCAGAAGACGACCCTTACTTTACAACCGCCCCGTGGACCGACGCCACGATTCTTGAACCGCCCAGGAAGTGGGGCGGAGAGTTGCCGGGCGATGCCGTTCCAAAGGACACGATGGGTTTCGATGCGGCCGGGAAGCCCAAGGTGTGGCCGATGCGGTTGGCGAAAGCGCACTGGGCGGCGCTGTTGCCCGGTCTGCCGGCGGGCGCGTACGCGCTCCGCTGCCGCACCATTGATGCGAAGGGACAGGCCCAGCCGATGCCGCGCCCGTTCAAAAAGGGCGGCCGGTGTGAAATCGAAACGGTGAAGTTCAACGTCGAGTGA
- a CDS encoding Gfo/Idh/MocA family protein, with protein sequence MASKVCRWGILGAANIARKNWKAIRNAENATLTAVASREPSRAKEWIAGCQSECPFPTVPEACDYDALLKHPNVDAVYIPLPTGIRPEWVLKAANAGKHILCEKPCAPDAGQLRTMIDACKAKNVQFMDGVMFMHGKRLPLLRSVLDDGETVGTLRRVATQFSFAAGDDFLTGNIRVNPALEPLGALGDLGWYNIRFTLWVMKYLLPTKVCGRLLTEHSGVPLEFSAELFFPGGVSASFYCSFNTELQQWAHVSGTKGSVAVRDFVLPFYGCESEFVADRPVFNVKGTSYHWESHPKRFAVTEYSDGTPDAQETNMICTFSGLALSGKLDPTWPEIALKTQLVMDACLASARKGAVLVDL encoded by the coding sequence ATGGCATCGAAAGTTTGTCGGTGGGGAATTCTCGGCGCCGCGAACATCGCCCGCAAGAACTGGAAGGCGATTCGGAACGCGGAGAACGCGACCCTCACCGCCGTCGCCAGCCGCGAGCCGTCCCGCGCGAAGGAGTGGATCGCGGGGTGCCAGTCGGAGTGCCCCTTCCCCACGGTCCCGGAGGCGTGCGACTATGACGCACTCCTCAAGCACCCCAACGTGGACGCCGTCTACATCCCGCTGCCCACCGGCATTCGCCCCGAGTGGGTGCTCAAGGCCGCCAACGCGGGCAAGCACATCCTGTGCGAGAAGCCCTGCGCCCCGGACGCCGGCCAACTGCGCACCATGATCGACGCCTGCAAGGCGAAGAACGTCCAGTTCATGGACGGCGTGATGTTCATGCACGGCAAACGGCTGCCGCTCTTGCGGTCGGTACTGGACGACGGCGAAACGGTGGGCACGCTCCGCCGCGTCGCCACGCAGTTCAGCTTCGCGGCCGGGGACGACTTCCTGACGGGCAACATCCGCGTCAACCCCGCCCTCGAACCGCTCGGCGCGCTGGGCGACCTCGGCTGGTACAACATCCGCTTCACGCTTTGGGTGATGAAGTACCTGCTGCCGACGAAGGTGTGCGGCCGGCTCCTCACCGAACACAGCGGCGTGCCGCTGGAGTTCTCGGCGGAGTTGTTCTTTCCAGGCGGCGTGTCGGCGTCCTTCTACTGCTCGTTCAACACCGAACTCCAGCAGTGGGCACACGTGAGCGGGACGAAGGGGAGCGTCGCGGTCCGCGACTTTGTGCTGCCGTTCTACGGGTGCGAATCGGAGTTCGTCGCCGACCGGCCGGTGTTCAACGTGAAGGGCACGAGCTACCACTGGGAGAGCCATCCGAAACGCTTCGCGGTGACCGAATACAGCGACGGCACGCCGGATGCCCAAGAAACGAACATGATCTGCACGTTCAGCGGGCTGGCCCTATCGGGTAAGCTCGATCCCACCTGGCCCGAGATCGCTCTCAAAACGCAACTGGTGATGGACGCCTGCCTCGCATCGGCGCGTAAGGGCGCGGTACTGGTGGACTTGTGA